A genomic stretch from Serratia entomophila includes:
- a CDS encoding response regulator transcription factor has product MGKDYALVVDDHPLVASGIANFLNTHCRFKHVHVAINEEHCHRHILENCAPRLMVIDFWLSDGTALKLLKEIKKIYPQVRFLVVSGDENNEIWQKVRAAGGHGFVLKNEPPELFAKAVQALMENQQWFPLDTAIETVSDNNHLQKFNLTPRQIDVLNMMMRGLPNKRIAAQLSISEPTVKEHIGNILKKLGVNSRVEAITLLHGKRGPSQ; this is encoded by the coding sequence TTGGGAAAGGATTATGCGTTGGTCGTTGATGACCATCCTTTGGTGGCAAGCGGCATCGCCAATTTCCTGAATACGCATTGTCGATTTAAACATGTCCATGTGGCGATCAACGAAGAACATTGCCATCGCCATATTCTGGAGAATTGCGCCCCCCGCTTAATGGTCATCGATTTTTGGTTATCCGACGGCACTGCATTAAAATTGCTCAAAGAGATCAAAAAGATCTATCCGCAGGTGCGCTTTCTGGTGGTCAGCGGCGATGAGAATAACGAAATATGGCAAAAGGTGCGCGCCGCCGGCGGCCACGGGTTTGTGCTTAAAAACGAACCGCCCGAATTATTCGCCAAAGCGGTTCAGGCGCTAATGGAAAACCAGCAATGGTTCCCTCTGGATACGGCTATCGAGACCGTCAGTGATAATAACCACCTGCAAAAATTCAATTTAACGCCGCGGCAAATTGACGTATTAAATATGATGATGCGCGGCCTGCCTAATAAAAGGATCGCCGCACAGCTTTCTATTTCCGAGCCGACCGTGAAAGAGCATATCGGCAATATTCTAAAAAAACTCGGGGTTAATAGCCGCGTAGAGGCCATTACGCTGCTGCACGGTAAACGAGGGCCGTCGCAATGA
- a CDS encoding MFS transporter translates to MSSQTPMPRGIWALAATSFAIGVAEFIVVGVLPAIADDLHVSLAAAGKLVGLYALALAIGTPLAVLGLARFPRKAVLLGLVALFFAGNLLSALSASYAMLLVGRMVTAIAHGSFFAIGATVASRLVPKERAGSAIALMFSGLTLAMIIGVPAGSLLGNGMGWRLPFFAVALLSVIAWAATLKWLPALPALEPGKASTQLSALFQPAILAMMSVTILGFGASFAVFTFITPILTNISGFSSHGASLLLIVFGMATLIGNHLGGRLTVAMGWAVALHRMLVLLLVTLIFLLVALPYQYPMVIVLFFWGLLAFGISPGCQTGMLNTAERWAPQAVDFASALNISAFNLGITLGETLGSALVVRDSLALTPWVSVALVLVAQLPLLWLSAGQRRCRRLSNN, encoded by the coding sequence ATGAGTTCGCAAACGCCGATGCCCCGTGGGATTTGGGCTTTGGCCGCCACCTCGTTTGCCATTGGCGTCGCAGAGTTTATCGTGGTTGGGGTGTTGCCCGCCATCGCTGACGATTTGCACGTGTCCTTGGCGGCGGCGGGCAAATTAGTCGGGCTTTATGCGCTGGCGCTGGCGATAGGAACGCCTCTGGCGGTGCTGGGCCTGGCGCGTTTTCCCCGTAAGGCGGTCTTGCTGGGGTTGGTCGCCCTGTTTTTTGCCGGAAACCTGTTGTCGGCGCTGTCGGCAAGCTACGCCATGCTATTGGTCGGGCGCATGGTGACCGCAATAGCGCACGGCAGTTTTTTTGCGATTGGGGCGACGGTCGCATCCCGGCTGGTGCCCAAAGAACGGGCAGGCTCGGCCATTGCGCTGATGTTTTCCGGTTTAACGCTGGCGATGATCATCGGGGTGCCCGCAGGCAGCCTGCTGGGTAACGGCATGGGGTGGCGGCTGCCGTTCTTCGCCGTCGCCCTGCTGTCGGTTATCGCCTGGGCGGCGACGCTAAAATGGCTGCCGGCACTGCCTGCGCTTGAGCCGGGAAAGGCATCGACGCAGCTCTCCGCCCTGTTTCAGCCGGCGATCCTGGCAATGATGTCGGTAACGATTTTGGGGTTCGGCGCCAGCTTCGCCGTATTCACGTTTATCACGCCGATCCTGACTAACATTAGCGGGTTTTCGTCGCATGGCGCCAGCTTGCTGCTCATCGTTTTTGGCATGGCGACGCTGATTGGCAATCACCTGGGCGGCAGGCTAACGGTGGCGATGGGATGGGCGGTGGCGCTGCATCGCATGCTGGTTCTGCTGTTGGTAACGCTGATTTTTCTGCTGGTTGCGTTGCCCTATCAATATCCGATGGTCATTGTGCTGTTTTTCTGGGGCCTGCTGGCGTTCGGCATATCACCCGGTTGCCAGACCGGGATGCTGAACACGGCGGAGCGCTGGGCTCCGCAAGCGGTAGATTTTGCTTCAGCATTGAATATTTCCGCGTTTAACTTAGGGATAACGCTGGGGGAAACCTTAGGGAGCGCGCTGGTCGTTCGAGACAGCCTGGCGTTAACGCCCTGGGTGAGCGTGGCTCTGGTGCTGGTGGCTCAGCTTCCCTTGCTATGGCTAAGCGCCGGGCAGCGCCGTTGTCGGCGGCTTTCCAATAACTGA
- the xseA gene encoding exodeoxyribonuclease VII large subunit, whose amino-acid sequence MSLPTSPPIFTVSRLNQTVRQLLEMEMGQIWLSAEISNFSQPASGHWYFTLKDDRAQVRCAMFRNSNRRTTFRPQNGQQVLVRASITLYEPRGDYQLIAESMQPAGDGLLQQQFEQLKQRLSAEGLFDQQFKQPLPAPARRVGVITSASGAALHDILQVLQRRDPSLPIVIYPTSVQGAEAPLQIVRAIETANRRDECDVLIVGRGGGSLEDLWSFNDERVARAIFASRIPIVSAVGHETDVTIADFVADLRAPTPSAAAELVSRNQLELLRQLQSQQQRLEMAMDYYLAQRQQQFTRINHRLQQQHPHLRLARQQTLLFKLQRRLEDGMQNQLRLASRRSERAQQRLAQMQPQGRIHRYQQRMQQQEYRLQQALERQLNAYRQRFGVACSQLEAVSPLATLARGYSVTQTPRGELLKTTQQAQVGELLKTRLQDGWVESEVKTIIVAKKPRKKRAAE is encoded by the coding sequence ATGTCGCTACCTACCTCACCGCCCATTTTTACCGTAAGCCGCCTGAATCAGACGGTTCGACAGCTGCTGGAAATGGAAATGGGGCAGATTTGGCTCTCCGCCGAGATCTCCAACTTCTCCCAGCCGGCCTCCGGCCACTGGTATTTCACCCTGAAAGACGATCGCGCGCAGGTGCGCTGTGCGATGTTCCGCAACAGCAATCGCCGCACCACCTTCCGGCCGCAGAACGGCCAGCAGGTGCTGGTGCGCGCCAGCATCACGCTGTACGAACCGCGCGGCGATTACCAGCTGATCGCCGAAAGCATGCAGCCCGCCGGCGACGGCCTGCTGCAGCAGCAGTTCGAGCAGTTGAAGCAGCGCCTGAGCGCCGAAGGGCTGTTCGACCAGCAGTTCAAGCAGCCGCTGCCCGCCCCGGCCAGGCGCGTCGGGGTGATCACCTCCGCCAGCGGCGCTGCGCTGCACGATATCCTGCAGGTGCTGCAACGGCGCGATCCTTCACTGCCGATCGTTATCTACCCCACTTCGGTGCAGGGTGCGGAAGCGCCGCTGCAGATCGTGCGCGCCATCGAAACCGCCAACCGCCGCGACGAGTGCGACGTGCTGATCGTCGGCCGCGGCGGCGGTTCGCTGGAAGACCTGTGGAGCTTCAACGACGAGCGGGTGGCGCGGGCAATCTTCGCCAGCCGCATTCCGATCGTCAGCGCCGTCGGCCATGAGACCGACGTGACCATCGCCGATTTTGTCGCCGATCTGCGCGCCCCTACCCCCTCCGCCGCCGCCGAGCTGGTCAGCCGCAATCAGCTGGAGCTGTTGCGCCAGCTGCAGTCGCAGCAGCAGCGGCTGGAAATGGCGATGGACTACTACCTGGCCCAGCGGCAGCAACAGTTCACCCGCATCAACCACCGCCTGCAACAGCAGCATCCGCACCTGCGCCTGGCGCGCCAGCAAACGCTGCTGTTCAAGCTGCAGCGCCGCCTGGAAGACGGCATGCAAAACCAGCTGCGCCTGGCGTCGCGCCGCAGCGAGCGCGCCCAGCAGCGGCTGGCGCAGATGCAGCCGCAGGGCCGCATCCACCGCTATCAGCAGCGCATGCAGCAGCAGGAATACCGCCTGCAGCAGGCGCTGGAGCGCCAGCTCAATGCCTACCGCCAGCGCTTCGGCGTGGCCTGCAGCCAGCTCGAGGCGGTCAGCCCGCTGGCGACGCTGGCGCGCGGCTACAGCGTGACGCAAACCCCGCGCGGCGAACTGCTGAAAACCACCCAACAGGCGCAGGTTGGCGAACTGCTGAAAACCCGCCTGCAGGATGGCTGGGTGGAAAGCGAGGTGAAAACCATCATCGTCGCCAAGAAGCCGCGCAAGAAGCGCGCGGCCGAATAA
- a CDS encoding putative periplasmic lipoprotein, giving the protein MRKTLIALTVTMMVAGCSTLKTDQAIPLLQAETAKMLGLGSSDEITVTNVNGAQPDALGGQKLSYRATTEKGRIFDCSSLMMPGILGSAPSLSAPTCTPVVTHK; this is encoded by the coding sequence ATGAGAAAAACACTTATCGCTTTAACCGTTACGATGATGGTAGCCGGTTGTTCCACATTGAAAACCGATCAAGCCATTCCGCTGCTGCAGGCGGAAACGGCGAAAATGCTGGGCCTGGGGTCATCGGATGAAATTACCGTGACCAATGTTAACGGCGCTCAACCCGACGCGCTGGGCGGGCAAAAACTTTCTTACCGCGCCACTACCGAAAAAGGGCGAATCTTCGACTGTTCTTCGCTGATGATGCCGGGAATTTTAGGCTCGGCGCCGTCGTTAAGCGCGCCAACCTGTACGCCGGTCGTCACGCATAAATAA
- a CDS encoding IclR family transcriptional regulator, whose translation MIDESRKIQSVERAMGLLETIAALGGDARLVDLAERSGLHKSTIYGLLNTLASMGYITRSGTRYSLGLRLRAIAQTLVDSDQDLKAFFAPMLQFAAELSGEACYLAVPCGTREYLYLDAADANGPQPVFSGRGRREGMLTSAIGRVLLADKPDIIRSLRRAGTLPAGVDKELLAIIQRGYALDLQEAEPGLHCLALPLRRQGKIVAALGISGPAQRLSQERMQQLAGEVMRKKFGIIKQ comes from the coding sequence ATGATTGATGAAAGCCGTAAGATCCAGTCAGTGGAGCGCGCGATGGGCCTGCTCGAAACCATTGCGGCGTTAGGGGGCGATGCCCGCCTGGTGGATCTTGCCGAGCGCTCGGGGCTGCATAAAAGCACGATATATGGCTTGCTTAATACTCTGGCCTCAATGGGATATATCACCCGCAGCGGCACCCGCTATTCGCTGGGGCTGCGTTTACGGGCGATAGCCCAAACCCTGGTCGACTCGGATCAGGATCTGAAGGCGTTTTTTGCCCCGATGCTTCAGTTTGCCGCCGAGCTGAGCGGCGAGGCGTGCTATCTGGCGGTGCCATGCGGCACCCGCGAGTATCTCTACCTGGATGCCGCGGATGCCAATGGCCCGCAGCCGGTATTCAGCGGCCGTGGCCGCAGAGAAGGGATGCTGACCTCGGCGATAGGCAGGGTGCTGTTGGCGGATAAGCCGGATATTATTCGCAGCCTGCGGCGGGCGGGTACCTTGCCGGCGGGGGTGGATAAAGAGCTGCTGGCCATCATCCAACGGGGTTACGCGCTGGATTTGCAAGAGGCGGAACCCGGGCTGCATTGCCTGGCATTACCCCTGCGCCGGCAGGGCAAGATTGTCGCCGCTCTGGGGATTTCCGGCCCCGCTCAACGGCTGAGCCAGGAGCGAATGCAGCAGTTGGCGGGGGAGGTCATGCGGAAAAAGTTTGGCATTATCAAACAATAA
- a CDS encoding GlcG/HbpS family heme-binding protein codes for MSFERISRAVMQRACALASERGFAVSVCVVDDAGLLRQFIRMDHAVAGTIDVSVKKARTAALFGVDSIDLGESAQPGGAIYTLENTNGGLISFGGGIVLRGADGEVLGAVGVAGATVEQDQSIALAAAGGV; via the coding sequence ATGAGTTTTGAACGAATTTCCCGCGCCGTTATGCAGCGCGCCTGTGCGTTGGCGAGCGAGAGGGGGTTTGCCGTTTCCGTATGCGTGGTGGATGATGCCGGATTGTTACGTCAGTTTATTCGCATGGACCATGCCGTTGCCGGCACTATTGACGTTTCCGTCAAGAAAGCGCGCACCGCCGCCTTGTTTGGCGTCGACAGCATCGATCTGGGGGAGAGCGCCCAGCCTGGCGGCGCCATCTATACCCTGGAAAACACCAATGGCGGCTTAATCAGCTTCGGCGGCGGGATCGTGTTGCGCGGCGCTGATGGCGAAGTTTTGGGGGCTGTGGGCGTTGCCGGCGCGACGGTGGAGCAGGACCAGTCCATCGCTTTGGCGGCTGCGGGGGGCGTATGA
- a CDS encoding hybrid sensor histidine kinase/response regulator — translation MRFFQDLQNDGISSRAQIRLLNNTFMRLVFSFTAVPFVGIPFAIWIYLLGDPLGPTITWIIIYLLCAVAIRIWHRRYQREAKQNDEDAVLRRWLPRINKVALVHGLGISSLYLITPQTHNFDFFLLLNISIAAIVAANATHLTPVISTFTRFFFASWGLLNLGIIWRLEDMMFIVLMLNLLYGFAIYRHALTSHAFFIQQALLEEKSSRLAEQFRQAKEEAEQALLDKNQFLTTASHDLRQPVHAMGFLIEAIIHKNQDATLTPQLLDLQQSVRSVHLMFNSLLDLSKIESGNVSTAATHVDIGALLDSAITLFREEANSRALALRTWRPKRRICVMGDPLLVRQSLINLIQNALRYTQQGGVLIAIRPRGADCLVEVWDTGVGIADEEKSKIFSPYYRPELAWKIDSAGHGLGLAVVARCAKLMKVKYGMHSVEGKGSRFWMRFSQYAGEAKLPENAAGYDNTATPTRYAPLRGSCLVVDDDPLVTSAWESLMSTWGIRVRCAASAAEAFAIVDEGFTPFAVLCDQRLRSGESGFDILQALFERLPNVSGAMVSGEFNSPILQEAEQEGYLVLRKPLEPAKLHALLSQWSSC, via the coding sequence ATGAGGTTTTTCCAGGATTTACAAAATGATGGTATTTCCTCCCGCGCGCAGATCCGCCTGCTGAATAATACCTTTATGCGGCTGGTCTTCAGCTTTACCGCCGTGCCCTTCGTTGGCATCCCTTTCGCCATCTGGATTTATTTGCTGGGGGATCCGCTGGGACCAACCATTACCTGGATAATCATTTACCTGCTATGCGCCGTGGCGATCCGAATATGGCATCGCCGTTATCAGCGCGAGGCCAAACAAAATGACGAAGACGCCGTACTGCGCCGCTGGCTGCCGCGCATTAATAAAGTGGCTTTGGTGCATGGGCTGGGCATCTCGTCGCTCTATTTAATCACCCCGCAAACCCACAATTTTGACTTTTTTCTGCTGCTCAATATCAGCATCGCCGCGATCGTCGCCGCCAATGCGACCCACCTGACGCCGGTCATCAGCACCTTTACGCGGTTTTTCTTCGCCTCCTGGGGGCTATTGAACCTCGGCATCATCTGGCGGCTGGAAGATATGATGTTTATCGTGCTGATGCTTAATCTGCTGTACGGTTTCGCCATCTATCGCCACGCGTTAACCTCGCATGCGTTCTTTATCCAGCAAGCGTTGCTCGAAGAGAAAAGCTCCCGTCTGGCGGAGCAGTTCCGCCAGGCCAAAGAGGAGGCGGAGCAGGCGCTGCTGGATAAAAACCAATTTTTAACCACCGCCAGCCACGACCTGCGCCAGCCGGTGCACGCCATGGGTTTTCTGATTGAAGCCATTATTCATAAAAACCAGGACGCCACCCTCACGCCGCAGCTGTTAGATCTGCAGCAAAGCGTACGATCGGTGCATCTTATGTTCAATTCGCTGCTCGATCTCAGCAAGATTGAATCCGGCAACGTCAGCACCGCCGCCACCCACGTGGACATCGGCGCCCTGCTGGATTCGGCGATCACCCTGTTCCGCGAAGAGGCGAACAGCCGCGCGTTGGCGCTGCGCACCTGGCGGCCCAAGCGGCGCATCTGCGTGATGGGCGACCCGCTGCTGGTGCGGCAATCGCTGATCAACCTGATACAAAATGCGCTGCGCTACACGCAGCAGGGCGGCGTGCTGATCGCCATCCGCCCACGCGGCGCGGATTGTTTGGTCGAGGTGTGGGACACCGGCGTAGGCATTGCCGACGAAGAAAAGAGCAAAATTTTCTCCCCCTACTACCGCCCCGAGCTGGCGTGGAAAATCGACAGCGCCGGTCACGGTCTGGGGCTGGCGGTGGTGGCGCGCTGCGCCAAGCTGATGAAGGTGAAATACGGCATGCACTCGGTTGAAGGCAAAGGATCGCGCTTCTGGATGCGCTTCAGCCAATACGCCGGCGAAGCCAAACTGCCGGAAAACGCGGCCGGCTACGACAACACCGCAACCCCTACCCGCTATGCGCCGCTGCGCGGCTCCTGCCTGGTGGTGGACGATGATCCGCTGGTGACCTCCGCCTGGGAGAGTTTGATGAGCACCTGGGGCATCCGCGTGCGCTGTGCGGCCTCCGCCGCAGAGGCGTTCGCCATCGTCGATGAAGGCTTCACGCCGTTCGCCGTGCTGTGCGATCAGCGGCTGCGCTCCGGCGAGAGCGGCTTCGATATCCTGCAGGCGCTGTTTGAACGCCTGCCAAACGTCAGCGGCGCCATGGTCAGCGGCGAGTTCAACTCGCCTATCCTGCAGGAGGCCGAGCAGGAGGGGTATCTGGTATTGAGAAAGCCGCTGGAGCCGGCCAAGCTGCATGCGCTGTTGAGCCAGTGGTCGTCCTGCTAG
- the guaB gene encoding IMP dehydrogenase, which translates to MLRIAKEALTFDDVLLVPAHSTVLPNTAELGTQLTKNIRLNIPMLSAAMDTVTESGLAIALAQEGGLGFIHKNMSIERQAEEVSRVKKHESGVVTDPQTVTPATTLKEVKELTARNGFAGYPVVTEENELVGIITGRDVRFVTDLNQPVTAVMTPKGRLVTVKEGEAREVVLQRMHEKRVEKALVVDDSFHLLGMITVKDFQKAERKPNACKDEHGRLRVGAAVGAGAGNEERVDALVAAGVDVLLIDSSHGHSEGVLQRIRETRAKYPDLEIVGGNVATAAGAKALAEAGVSAVKVGIGPGSICTTRIVTGVGVPQITAIADAVEALEGTGIPVIADGGIRFSGDIAKAIAAGASCVMVGSMLAGTEESPGEIELYQGRSFKSYRGMGSLGAMSKGSSDRYFQTDNAADKLVPEGIEGRVAYKGMLKAIVHQQMGGLRSCMGLTGCATIDELRTKAEFVRISGAGIQESHVHDVTITKESPNYRMG; encoded by the coding sequence ATGCTACGTATCGCAAAAGAAGCTCTGACGTTTGACGACGTTCTCCTGGTTCCAGCCCACTCCACGGTTCTGCCTAACACTGCAGAGCTCGGCACTCAACTGACCAAAAATATCCGCCTGAATATCCCTATGCTGTCCGCAGCCATGGATACCGTGACCGAATCCGGCCTGGCCATCGCGCTGGCGCAGGAAGGCGGCCTGGGCTTCATTCACAAAAACATGTCCATCGAGCGCCAGGCTGAAGAAGTCAGCCGGGTGAAGAAACATGAAAGCGGCGTAGTCACCGACCCGCAGACCGTTACCCCCGCCACCACCCTGAAAGAAGTGAAAGAGCTGACCGCCCGCAACGGTTTCGCCGGCTACCCGGTCGTGACCGAAGAAAACGAACTGGTCGGCATCATCACCGGCCGCGACGTGCGCTTCGTGACCGATCTGAACCAGCCGGTTACCGCAGTGATGACGCCGAAAGGGCGTCTGGTCACGGTGAAAGAGGGTGAAGCGCGTGAAGTGGTGCTGCAGCGCATGCACGAAAAACGCGTTGAGAAAGCGCTGGTGGTGGACGACAGCTTCCACCTGCTGGGCATGATCACCGTTAAAGACTTCCAGAAAGCGGAACGCAAACCGAACGCCTGTAAAGACGAACACGGCCGCCTGCGCGTAGGCGCGGCGGTGGGCGCGGGCGCCGGCAACGAAGAGCGCGTTGACGCGCTGGTCGCCGCCGGCGTGGACGTGCTGCTGATCGACTCCTCCCACGGCCACTCCGAAGGCGTGTTGCAGCGCATTCGCGAAACCCGCGCCAAATACCCGGACCTGGAAATCGTCGGCGGCAACGTCGCTACCGCAGCGGGCGCCAAAGCGCTGGCTGAAGCCGGCGTGAGCGCGGTGAAAGTGGGCATCGGCCCCGGCTCCATCTGCACCACCCGCATCGTGACCGGCGTGGGCGTACCGCAGATCACCGCCATCGCCGACGCGGTTGAAGCGCTGGAAGGCACCGGCATCCCGGTTATCGCCGACGGCGGCATTCGCTTCTCCGGCGACATCGCCAAGGCTATCGCGGCCGGCGCATCCTGCGTGATGGTTGGTTCCATGCTGGCGGGCACCGAAGAATCCCCGGGCGAAATCGAGCTGTATCAGGGCCGTTCGTTCAAATCCTACCGCGGCATGGGCTCGCTGGGCGCGATGTCCAAAGGCTCTTCCGACCGTTACTTCCAGACTGATAACGCCGCCGACAAGCTGGTGCCGGAAGGCATCGAAGGCCGCGTGGCTTACAAAGGCATGCTGAAAGCCATCGTGCACCAGCAGATGGGCGGCCTGCGCTCCTGCATGGGCCTGACCGGCTGCGCCACCATCGACGAGCTGCGCACCAAGGCGGAGTTCGTGCGCATCAGCGGCGCCGGCATTCAGGAAAGCCACGTGCACGACGTGACCATCACCAAAGAGTCACCTAACTACCGCATGGGTTGA
- the guaA gene encoding glutamine-hydrolyzing GMP synthase, which yields MTKNIHKHRILILDFGSQYTQLVARRVREIGVYCELWAWDVSEEQIREFNPSGIILSGGPESTTEAGSPRAPEYVFTAGVPVLGVCYGMQTMAMQLGGHVQGSNEREFGYAQVEIVKESALLRGIEDAISPAGKPLLDVWMSHGDKVTAIPSDFVTVASTDTCPFAIMANEEKRFYGVQFHPEVTHTRQGQRMLERFVLDICQCEALWTPATIIEDAVERIRQQVGEDHVILGLSGGVDSSVTAMLLHRAIGKRLTCVFVDNGLLRLNEADQVLEMFGDHFGLNIVHVAAENRFLSELAGVDEPEAKRKIIGRVFVEVFDEEACKQDEVKWLAQGTIYPDVIESAASATGKAHVIKSHHNVGGLPKEMKLGLVEPLKELFKDEVRKIGLELGLPYDMLYRHPFPGPGLGVRVLGEVKKEYCDLLRRADAIFIEELHKADLYNKVSQAFTVFLPVRSVGVMGDGRKYDWVVSLRAVETIDFMTAHWAHLPYDFLGRVSNRIINEVNGISRVVYDISGKPPATIEWE from the coding sequence ATGACAAAAAATATCCATAAGCATCGCATCCTTATTCTGGATTTCGGTTCGCAATACACCCAACTGGTCGCGCGCCGCGTGCGTGAAATCGGCGTTTACTGCGAACTCTGGGCCTGGGACGTTAGCGAAGAGCAGATCCGCGAATTCAACCCAAGCGGCATCATCCTCTCCGGCGGCCCGGAAAGCACCACCGAAGCCGGCAGCCCGCGCGCCCCTGAGTACGTGTTCACCGCCGGCGTGCCGGTGCTGGGCGTGTGCTACGGCATGCAGACCATGGCGATGCAGCTGGGTGGCCATGTGCAGGGTTCCAACGAGCGCGAGTTCGGCTACGCGCAGGTGGAAATCGTCAAAGAGAGCGCGCTGCTGCGCGGCATCGAAGACGCCATCAGCCCGGCGGGCAAGCCGCTGCTGGACGTGTGGATGAGCCACGGCGACAAAGTGACCGCCATCCCGTCCGACTTCGTAACCGTCGCCAGCACCGACACCTGTCCGTTCGCCATTATGGCCAACGAAGAAAAACGCTTCTACGGCGTGCAGTTCCACCCGGAAGTGACCCACACCCGCCAGGGCCAGCGCATGCTGGAGCGTTTCGTACTGGACATCTGCCAGTGTGAAGCCCTGTGGACCCCGGCCACCATCATCGAAGACGCGGTTGAACGCATTCGCCAGCAGGTGGGTGAGGACCACGTGATCCTCGGCCTGTCCGGCGGCGTGGACTCCTCCGTGACCGCGATGCTGCTGCACCGCGCCATCGGCAAGCGCCTGACCTGCGTGTTCGTCGACAACGGCCTGCTGCGCCTGAACGAAGCCGACCAGGTGCTGGAAATGTTCGGCGACCACTTCGGCCTGAACATCGTGCACGTGGCGGCGGAAAACCGCTTCCTGAGCGAGCTGGCCGGCGTTGACGAGCCGGAAGCCAAACGCAAGATCATCGGCCGGGTGTTCGTTGAAGTGTTCGACGAAGAAGCCTGCAAGCAAGACGAAGTGAAATGGCTGGCGCAAGGCACCATCTACCCGGACGTGATCGAATCCGCCGCTTCCGCCACCGGCAAAGCGCACGTGATCAAGTCGCACCACAACGTGGGCGGCCTGCCGAAAGAGATGAAGCTGGGCCTGGTCGAGCCGCTGAAAGAGCTGTTCAAAGACGAAGTGCGCAAGATTGGCCTGGAGCTGGGACTGCCGTACGACATGCTGTACCGCCACCCGTTCCCTGGCCCGGGTCTGGGCGTGCGCGTGCTGGGCGAAGTGAAGAAAGAGTACTGCGACCTGCTGCGCCGCGCCGACGCCATCTTCATCGAAGAGCTGCACAAGGCCGATCTGTACAACAAGGTCAGCCAGGCGTTCACCGTGTTCCTGCCGGTGCGTTCGGTCGGCGTGATGGGCGACGGCCGTAAATACGACTGGGTCGTTTCACTGCGCGCAGTGGAAACCATCGACTTTATGACCGCGCACTGGGCGCACCTGCCGTACGATTTCCTCGGCCGCGTCTCCAACCGCATCATCAACGAAGTGAACGGCATTTCCCGCGTGGTGTACGACATCAGCGGCAAGCCGCCGGCGACCATTGAGTGGGAATGA